The following coding sequences are from one Arachis hypogaea cultivar Tifrunner chromosome 7, arahy.Tifrunner.gnm2.J5K5, whole genome shotgun sequence window:
- the LOC112702547 gene encoding mitochondrial succinate-fumarate transporter 1 produces MKQEDGGAKAQAQGNLNSAPKAAIPPYMKAISGSLGGIVEASCLQPIDVIKTRLQLDRSGNYKGIAHCGTTIARTEGVRALWKGLTPFATHLTLKYALRMGSNAMFQSVFKDPKSGKISNQGRLLSGFGAGVLEALAIVTPFEVVKIRLQQQRGLSPELLKYKGPVHCARMIVKEEGILGLWAGAAPTVMRNGTNQAAMFTAKNAFDILLWSKHEGDGKVLLPWQSMISGFLAGTAGPICTGPFDVVKTRLMAQSREGGELKYKGMIHAIRTIYSEEGLRALWKGLLPRLMRIPPGQAIMWTVADQIIGLYERRHLKMAEL; encoded by the exons ATGAAGCAAGAGGATGGTGGTGCAAAAGCACAAGCACAGGGTAACCTAAATTCAGCTCCAAAGGCAGCAATTCCACCTTACATGAAAGCAATCTCTGGCTCCCTTGGAGGGATTGTGGAGGCTTCTTGCTTGCAGCCAATTGATGTGATCAAGACCCGGTTGCAGCTTGATAGGTCAGGGAACTACAAGGGGATAGCACATTGCGGCACCACCATTGCCCGGACTGAAGGCGTGCGTGCCCTGTGGAAGGGCTTGACGCCTTTTGCCACTCACTTGACCTTGAAGTATGCATTACGGATGGGATCCAACGCGATGTTTCAGTCCGTGTTTAAGGACCCCAAGAGCGGGAAGATCAGCAACCAGGGTAGGCTGCTTTCTGGCTTTGGTGCTGGGGTGCTTGAGGCTCTTGCTATTGTCACGCCTTTTGAG GTTGTGAAGATTAGGTTGCAGCAGCAGAGGGGACTAAGCCCCGAGCTTTTAAAATACAAAGGTCCCGTGCATTGTGCTCGAATGATTGTGAAGGAGGAAGGCATTCTTGGGCTTTGGGCAGGGGCTGCTCCTACTGTAATGCGTAATGGGACAAATCAAGCTGCCATGTTTACTGCCAAAAATGCTTTTGATATACTTTTATGGAGCAAACATGAAGGAGATGGAAAAGTACTCCTACCATGGCAGTCTATGATTTCAGGGTTCCTTGCTGGCACCGCAGGCCCTATTTGTACTGGTCCCTTTGATGTGGTGAAAACAAGGTTGATGGCTCAGAGCCGAGAGGGGGGCGAACTGAAGTACAAGGGTATGATTCATGCCATCAGAACAATATATTCGGAGGAAGGACTTCGCGCCTTATGGAAAGGTCTGCTGCCTCGGCTCATGAGGATCCCGCCTGGCCAGGCCATTATGTGGACAGTGGCCGATCAAATCATTGGTTTGTATGAGAGGAGACATCTCAAAATGGCAGAATTATAG